The Caldicellulosiruptor changbaiensis genome has a segment encoding these proteins:
- the purB gene encoding adenylosuccinate lyase, which yields MHQTYETPLNSRYASDEMKRLFSDDTKFKLWRKLWIALAEAQKELGLDISDQQIEEMKKYADNINYDVARQKEKELRHDVMAHIHAFGEQAKKARPIIHLGATSCFVTDNADIIIMYEAMKLIRKKLVSCIKVLSEFALKYKDMPTLGFTHFQPAQLTTVGKRAMLWVQDLVMDLQFLEYVMDHTYLRGVKGTTGTQASFMALFDGDEEKVKKLDQLVCQKMGFKKSFPLTSQTYPRKFDYLVLSMLASIAQSAYKFANDIRLLQHLKEIEEPFEKTQVGSSAMAYKRNPMRCERICALARYVMVNIQNPLFTASVQWLERTLDDSANRRIAIPEAFLATDAILNLYHNVASGLVVYENMIKRHIEQELPFMATENILMEAVKRGGDRQDLHEKIRRYSMQAAQNVKEFGKENNLIELISNDPSFGLSKEEIEAILDPKKFVGRAPSQVKEYYEEYVKPILQKYKDDLDFESQVEI from the coding sequence TTGCACCAAACTTATGAGACACCGCTTAATTCACGTTATGCAAGCGATGAGATGAAAAGACTTTTTTCTGATGACACAAAGTTTAAGCTTTGGCGCAAGCTTTGGATTGCTTTGGCAGAAGCACAAAAAGAACTGGGGCTTGATATCTCTGATCAACAGATAGAAGAGATGAAAAAGTATGCCGATAACATAAACTATGATGTGGCAAGACAAAAGGAAAAAGAACTTCGTCATGATGTAATGGCACATATTCATGCATTTGGCGAGCAGGCAAAAAAGGCAAGACCAATTATTCACCTTGGCGCAACAAGCTGCTTTGTGACAGACAATGCGGATATCATCATAATGTATGAGGCAATGAAGCTTATTAGAAAAAAGCTTGTCAGTTGCATAAAGGTGTTGTCTGAATTTGCTTTAAAGTACAAAGACATGCCCACTTTGGGTTTTACACACTTTCAGCCTGCTCAGCTAACAACAGTTGGTAAAAGGGCAATGCTGTGGGTCCAGGACTTGGTGATGGACCTACAGTTTTTAGAGTATGTGATGGATCACACTTACTTAAGAGGTGTGAAAGGGACAACTGGTACACAAGCAAGTTTCATGGCTCTTTTTGATGGTGATGAAGAAAAGGTTAAGAAGCTTGACCAGCTTGTTTGTCAAAAGATGGGATTTAAAAAGAGTTTTCCTCTTACATCCCAGACATATCCAAGGAAATTTGATTATTTAGTTTTATCAATGCTTGCATCAATTGCACAAAGCGCTTATAAGTTTGCAAATGATATAAGGCTTTTACAGCATTTAAAAGAAATAGAAGAGCCATTTGAAAAAACACAGGTTGGGTCATCGGCAATGGCATATAAAAGAAATCCTATGAGATGTGAGAGAATCTGTGCCTTGGCAAGGTATGTAATGGTTAACATTCAAAATCCACTGTTTACAGCTTCTGTCCAGTGGCTGGAAAGGACTTTGGACGACTCTGCAAACAGGCGAATTGCAATCCCTGAGGCGTTTTTAGCAACCGATGCTATTTTGAATCTTTATCACAACGTTGCAAGCGGTCTTGTTGTGTATGAGAATATGATAAAAAGGCATATTGAACAAGAACTTCCATTTATGGCAACAGAGAATATACTCATGGAAGCAGTAAAACGTGGCGGTGATAGGCAGGATTTGCATGAAAAGATTAGAAGGTATTCTATGCAAGCTGCTCAAAATGTCAAAGAATTTGGAAAGGAAAACAACCTGATTGAACTTATTTCAAACGATCCAAGCTTTGGGCTTTCAAAAGAAGAAATTGAAGCTATTTTAGACCCTAAAAAGTTTGTAGGAAGAGCACCATCTCAGGTAAAAGAATACTATGAGGAATATGTAAAACCAATATTGCAAAAGTACAAGGATGACCTTGATTTTGAGTCCCAAGTAGAGATTTAA
- a CDS encoding pyridoxal phosphate-dependent aminotransferase → MKYSQRALSISASPTLAIDALAKKLKESGENVIGFGAGEPDFDTPENIKYAAIAAIVKGYTKYTPVAGIACLKEAVAKYYNENYGISYSADEIVISNGAKHSLMNVFFALLNEGDEVLLPSPYWVTYPELIKLAGGKVVVVPTQKESNYKVSGRDLQKYITSKTKTLVLNSPSNPTGMVYTYEELKEIVELCIQNEIFIISDEIYDKLIYDGQKHISPASFGNKAKDLTVIVNGVSKSYAMTGWRIGYTLSNKDLAKIITNLQSHTTSNPNSIAQYAAYEALSGPQESLKKMVEEFAKRRDLIYELVNEIEGLSSVKPQGAFYIWVDLSGVIGKSFDGKVIDSANTFAKLLLENEKVAVVPSEGFGMENHMRLSYATSVQNIKEGLARIKRFVEKLK, encoded by the coding sequence ATGAAGTATTCACAAAGAGCGCTAAGTATTTCAGCGTCACCAACCTTAGCAATAGACGCTTTAGCAAAAAAATTAAAAGAATCTGGTGAAAATGTAATTGGTTTTGGTGCGGGTGAGCCTGATTTTGACACACCTGAAAACATAAAATATGCAGCAATTGCTGCCATTGTTAAAGGATACACAAAGTACACACCGGTTGCGGGGATTGCCTGTTTAAAAGAGGCGGTTGCAAAGTATTATAATGAAAATTATGGAATTTCTTATTCTGCAGATGAAATAGTCATTTCAAATGGTGCAAAGCACTCTCTGATGAATGTTTTTTTTGCTCTCTTGAATGAAGGTGATGAGGTACTTCTTCCATCTCCATATTGGGTTACATATCCAGAGCTTATAAAACTTGCAGGTGGCAAGGTTGTAGTTGTACCGACACAAAAAGAGTCGAATTACAAGGTAAGTGGCAGAGATTTACAAAAGTATATCACATCTAAGACAAAAACCCTTGTTTTAAATTCTCCGTCAAATCCAACTGGTATGGTCTATACATATGAAGAGCTGAAAGAGATTGTTGAACTTTGTATACAGAATGAAATATTCATTATTTCGGATGAGATTTATGACAAACTTATATATGATGGACAAAAGCACATATCACCAGCCTCTTTTGGTAATAAGGCAAAAGATCTGACCGTGATAGTAAATGGTGTTTCAAAGTCTTATGCAATGACAGGCTGGAGAATTGGGTATACTCTCTCAAACAAGGATTTAGCAAAGATTATAACAAACCTTCAGAGCCACACAACCTCAAACCCCAATTCAATTGCCCAGTATGCTGCATATGAGGCTCTGAGCGGTCCTCAAGAAAGTCTTAAGAAGATGGTAGAAGAGTTTGCAAAAAGAAGAGATTTGATATATGAGCTTGTAAATGAGATTGAGGGTTTAAGTAGCGTAAAACCCCAAGGCGCATTTTATATTTGGGTCGACTTGTCAGGCGTTATTGGGAAAAGTTTTGACGGGAAAGTTATAGACAGTGCAAATACCTTTGCAAAGCTTCTTTTAGAAAATGAAAAAGTTGCAGTTGTTCCAAGCGAAGGCTTTGGTATGGAAAATCATATGAGACTTTCGTATGCTACATCTGTGCAGAATATCAAAGAGGGCTTGGCTAGGATAAAGAGGTTTGTTGAAAAGCTCAAATAA